The Myxococcales bacterium genome has a segment encoding these proteins:
- a CDS encoding protein kinase: MPAPPLTNPPRNITSIRPDTDLPLGEVIPGSRYRVIAGIGKGGMGAVYEAEHVDLQKRVALKVLLSSAARDPKRVAGFLHEARTASRIGSPHIADVTDFGELPDGRVYFVMEYLEGHSLGDLLRRGEVFDAARAIPILRQVAKALGATHEKGVIHLDVKPDNVMLVRGSRRADLVKVVDFGIAGFLDDVRPGAKTICGTPEYVSPERITAKGYDHRADVYGLGVLAYEVLTGSAPFRGADALETLRQHVERAVEPMASCTAGRKIPAALEAVVFRMLAKAPDARPSSMAEVEGLLCEAQIASGLKTAWDDLELPAVDPAWRVRLAERMPSPASRRRRLIFGSTAAVAVAAGALSLYLGVIRQPQVVYEPVRVEVTGTDEAPAVAAHIVKANQAVKRLQYVTPLGASALDFIEGAESEAAALGRRSPGARLLRENYAAALQAMGQELEQVDLPHLALIKYRDALRFLPDDPTLQSKAELSAEDLAAFGNRVLWQQHQSDSEAQRRIAADLFVAARRGRVSEARLAMKALAKVDTAGEEAAQLADGLRRLADASWKEGAKESARPLYQVIAGLDPADRAAVQRSEGAAPVAPAPAAKPPERTGAAPRGAAPAPTPPGERAVSLTEAPRDPEAAIASTRAGYAFLASMRLDAAEQAFSQAVALDHTNARAVTGLAEVSFERARYEDALQYARRAARLAPNSPDARRVMGDAYFKLLRYRDALGEYRAAAQLAPHDEGIAGRVRQAETKALE; the protein is encoded by the coding sequence ATGCCCGCTCCCCCCCTCACAAATCCCCCTCGCAACATCACGAGCATCAGGCCGGACACGGACCTGCCGCTCGGCGAGGTGATCCCAGGTTCCCGCTATCGCGTGATCGCCGGTATCGGCAAGGGGGGTATGGGCGCGGTGTACGAGGCCGAACACGTCGACCTGCAAAAGCGCGTGGCGCTGAAGGTGCTCTTGTCGAGCGCCGCGCGCGATCCGAAGCGGGTCGCGGGTTTCCTTCACGAGGCGCGCACGGCGTCTCGGATCGGCAGCCCTCACATCGCCGACGTTACCGACTTCGGTGAGTTGCCGGACGGCCGGGTGTACTTCGTCATGGAGTACCTCGAAGGGCACTCTCTCGGGGACCTGCTGCGACGGGGTGAGGTGTTCGATGCGGCTCGCGCCATCCCCATCCTTCGCCAGGTGGCCAAAGCGCTCGGGGCCACGCACGAAAAGGGTGTGATTCACCTGGACGTCAAACCCGACAACGTGATGCTCGTGCGGGGGAGCCGTCGGGCCGACCTGGTGAAGGTGGTGGACTTCGGCATCGCGGGCTTTCTCGACGACGTGCGCCCGGGTGCCAAGACGATCTGCGGGACGCCCGAATATGTCTCCCCGGAACGCATCACGGCCAAAGGCTACGATCACCGGGCGGACGTCTACGGGCTTGGCGTGCTGGCGTACGAGGTGTTGACCGGATCGGCGCCGTTCCGCGGCGCCGACGCGCTCGAGACGCTTCGCCAGCACGTCGAGCGGGCCGTCGAGCCCATGGCGTCGTGTACGGCCGGCCGGAAGATCCCGGCGGCGCTCGAGGCCGTGGTGTTCCGGATGCTGGCCAAGGCCCCCGACGCGCGGCCCTCGTCGATGGCGGAAGTGGAAGGCCTGCTCTGTGAGGCTCAGATCGCTTCGGGCCTCAAAACGGCCTGGGACGATCTCGAGCTGCCCGCGGTCGATCCGGCGTGGCGGGTAAGGCTTGCCGAGCGGATGCCGTCGCCGGCGTCGCGGAGGCGTCGCCTCATCTTCGGAAGCACGGCCGCGGTGGCGGTGGCGGCCGGGGCGCTGTCGCTTTACCTCGGTGTGATCCGCCAACCCCAGGTGGTCTACGAGCCCGTGCGGGTCGAGGTGACGGGCACGGATGAAGCGCCCGCCGTGGCGGCTCATATCGTGAAGGCCAACCAGGCCGTCAAGCGGCTCCAGTATGTGACGCCTCTTGGGGCTTCGGCGCTGGACTTCATCGAGGGGGCCGAAAGCGAAGCCGCTGCGCTGGGGCGGCGCTCGCCCGGGGCGCGGCTGCTTCGTGAGAACTATGCGGCCGCCTTGCAGGCCATGGGACAGGAACTCGAGCAGGTGGATCTGCCGCACTTGGCGCTGATCAAGTACCGGGACGCCCTGCGCTTTCTTCCCGACGACCCCACCTTGCAGAGCAAGGCGGAGCTTTCCGCCGAGGATCTTGCGGCCTTCGGCAACCGGGTGCTGTGGCAGCAGCACCAAAGCGACTCCGAGGCGCAGCGGCGGATCGCAGCGGACCTCTTCGTGGCGGCGCGCCGCGGGCGGGTTTCGGAGGCGCGCCTCGCGATGAAGGCCCTGGCCAAAGTGGACACCGCAGGCGAAGAAGCCGCGCAGCTGGCCGATGGCCTGAGGCGCCTGGCCGATGCGTCGTGGAAGGAGGGGGCGAAAGAGTCCGCGCGTCCCTTGTATCAAGTGATCGCCGGCCTGGACCCCGCCGACCGGGCGGCCGTGCAGCGCTCGGAGGGGGCGGCGCCCGTGGCCCCCGCGCCGGCCGCAAAGCCCCCTGAACGTACAGGGGCAGCCCCGCGGGGGGCGGCGCCGGCGCCCACGCCGCCAGGCGAACGCGCGGTCAGTTTGACCGAAGCGCCTCGCGATCCCGAGGCAGCCATCGCGTCGACCCGCGCGGGGTATGCGTTCCTGGCAAGCATGCGGCTCGACGCCGCCGAGCAAGCGTTCAGCCAGGCCGTTGCGCTCGACCACACGAACGCGCGGGCGGTCACCGGGCTGGCCGAGGTCTCGTTCGAGAGGGCCCGCTACGAAGACGCCCTTCAGTACGCCCGCCGGGCGGCGCGCCTGGCCCCGAACTCACCCGACGCGCGTCGGGTGATGGGTGACGCCTACTTCAAGCTCCTGCGCTACCGGGACGCGCTCGGCGAATACAGAGCGGCCGCCCAGCTGGCCCCGCACGACGAGGGGATTGCGGGCCGGGTTCGTCAGGCCGAGACCAAGGCCCTCGAGTAG
- a CDS encoding PEGA domain-containing protein, which yields MPSQPVNALVSKAVALAAFVLALAASRTGSAAEEASRLAISHVVFEGNLPPEARKLLRERLAEGLARADVQVVGGPRPAREEGCANPTCYRQLASKLGVAYLVAGRVEEKGKTYDIELELVTGPTGRSSGTHKQRCQICGLSEAGERMSLAASTLTEKLKSLLHEPGRVVVRVHPGSATVVVDGVVKGPAPQEVSLGAGRHKLELEKPGYRSVAREIEVVPAVDQELDLQMVAIPSAFPFKAAGYSAIGLGLASLAASVVAMTAFHGQDVACDAADRDGAGNCPKVYEAAWHALGFAVGGAALTTVGGLWLYLGHKEPMSASASPAGVGWRGRF from the coding sequence ATGCCCTCGCAGCCTGTGAACGCGCTCGTCTCGAAAGCGGTGGCGCTTGCCGCCTTCGTCCTCGCCCTGGCGGCCAGCCGCACCGGCAGCGCCGCGGAGGAGGCGAGCCGCCTGGCCATTTCCCACGTGGTGTTCGAGGGCAACCTGCCCCCCGAGGCGCGCAAGCTGCTGCGGGAGCGCCTGGCCGAGGGGCTTGCCCGGGCCGACGTACAGGTGGTGGGAGGCCCCCGGCCCGCGCGTGAGGAGGGCTGCGCGAACCCCACCTGCTACCGGCAATTGGCCAGCAAGCTGGGCGTGGCGTACCTGGTAGCGGGCCGGGTGGAGGAGAAGGGAAAGACCTATGACATCGAGCTCGAGCTTGTCACGGGCCCCACCGGCCGAAGCAGCGGCACCCACAAGCAGCGCTGCCAGATCTGTGGTCTTTCAGAGGCGGGCGAACGCATGTCCCTCGCCGCGTCCACGCTCACCGAAAAGCTCAAGAGCCTGCTGCACGAGCCGGGGCGGGTGGTGGTGCGGGTGCACCCGGGCTCTGCCACCGTGGTCGTCGACGGGGTCGTGAAGGGCCCGGCCCCCCAGGAGGTGAGCCTGGGGGCAGGTCGCCACAAGCTCGAGCTCGAAAAGCCCGGGTACCGCTCCGTGGCGCGCGAGATCGAGGTGGTCCCCGCCGTGGACCAGGAGCTCGACCTCCAGATGGTGGCCATTCCCTCGGCGTTTCCCTTCAAGGCGGCGGGCTATTCGGCAATCGGGCTCGGCCTCGCGTCGCTCGCGGCGAGCGTGGTGGCGATGACGGCTTTCCATGGTCAAGACGTCGCGTGCGACGCCGCGGACCGAGACGGCGCCGGAAACTGCCCGAAGGTGTACGAGGCCGCCTGGCACGCCCTGGGCTTCGCCGTCGGCGGAGCCGCGTTGACGACCGTCGGCGGCTTGTGGCTCTACCTCGGCCACAAGGAGCCGATGAGCGCCAGCGCGTCACCTGCGGGTGTGGGCTGGCGCGGGCGCTTTTGA
- a CDS encoding sodium/solute symporter (Members of the Solute:Sodium Symporter (SSS), TC 2.A.21 as described in tcdb.org, catalyze solute:Na+ symport. Known solutes for members of the family include sugars, amino acids, nucleosides, inositols, vitamins, urea or anions, depending on the system.), whose translation MQLIDLLIFVAFVVSVVGIGLYMSRGEETQSEHGASDYFLAGRGLTWWLVGFSLIAANISTEQFVGMSGKAADWLGMAIASYEWMAAVTLVVVAFVFLPAFLKSGIFTIPEFLEYRYNPFARTIMAISTMVILVGVPTASVIFSGAKVISVFFQGQVVLGFDLGNITVACWIIGVLAALYVFAGGLKACAWADLIQGAALIVGGFVILYLALDALGAADPQALLTTAANPDAKLETLTQSGPLGRFWELNRGALPEGKLHMVRPGNDPEIPWSALVMGLWIPNFFYWGLNQYITQRTLGSKSLAEGQKGIIFAAFLKLVVPFVVVVPGMLAFNLFGSDLKQQADVKNAPALASFRNGDGKVFEFTDRFAQLQPAVASEMARHNARLLGAVPPTRTEPAALALANEAFVGAARDKGLPISDRLVGYDYDAAFPTLLRNLLRPGSGLLGFVLAAIFGAVVSSLASMLNSASTIFAMDIYGKVKKDARPAELVRVGRIGVVVFVLIAIVIAPGLGNPRFGGIFSFIQEFQGFISPGILAIFIFGLLVPKAPRMVGTVGLVLNPVLYGTLKWALPQVAFLNRMAICFGVVLAVLTVITVVRPLPKPVELPVNLEMNMTSTKGAKLFGGLVVALTAVLYMVFW comes from the coding sequence ATGCAACTCATCGACCTGTTGATATTCGTCGCGTTCGTCGTGTCGGTGGTGGGGATCGGGCTTTACATGAGCCGGGGCGAGGAGACGCAGAGCGAGCACGGCGCCTCCGACTACTTCCTGGCCGGCCGCGGGCTCACCTGGTGGTTGGTAGGCTTTTCGCTGATCGCGGCGAACATCTCGACCGAGCAGTTCGTCGGCATGAGCGGCAAGGCGGCGGACTGGCTGGGCATGGCCATCGCCTCCTATGAATGGATGGCGGCCGTCACCCTTGTCGTGGTGGCCTTCGTCTTCCTGCCCGCTTTTCTCAAGAGCGGCATCTTCACCATCCCCGAGTTCCTGGAGTACCGCTACAACCCCTTCGCCCGGACCATCATGGCCATCAGCACCATGGTGATCCTGGTCGGCGTGCCCACGGCATCGGTGATCTTCTCCGGCGCCAAGGTGATTAGCGTGTTCTTCCAGGGGCAAGTGGTACTGGGCTTTGACCTCGGCAACATCACGGTGGCTTGTTGGATCATCGGCGTTTTGGCGGCTCTTTACGTGTTCGCAGGGGGGCTCAAGGCCTGCGCCTGGGCCGACCTCATCCAGGGTGCCGCCCTCATCGTGGGTGGGTTCGTGATCTTGTACCTTGCGCTCGACGCGCTCGGCGCCGCCGACCCGCAGGCTTTGCTCACCACCGCCGCGAACCCCGACGCCAAGCTCGAGACCCTCACCCAAAGTGGACCCCTCGGGCGCTTTTGGGAACTCAACCGGGGCGCCTTGCCCGAAGGCAAGCTTCACATGGTTCGTCCCGGCAACGATCCGGAGATCCCCTGGTCGGCGTTGGTGATGGGCCTTTGGATTCCGAACTTCTTTTACTGGGGGCTCAACCAGTACATCACCCAGCGTACGCTGGGCTCGAAGTCCCTGGCCGAAGGGCAGAAGGGCATCATCTTCGCAGCGTTTCTCAAGCTGGTGGTTCCGTTCGTGGTGGTGGTCCCCGGCATGCTGGCCTTCAACCTCTTCGGCAGTGACCTCAAGCAGCAGGCCGACGTCAAAAACGCCCCTGCGCTTGCCTCCTTTCGCAACGGAGACGGGAAGGTCTTCGAGTTCACCGACAGGTTCGCGCAGCTGCAGCCCGCGGTGGCGAGCGAGATGGCCCGCCACAACGCCCGGCTGCTCGGCGCCGTGCCGCCCACGCGCACCGAGCCGGCTGCCCTTGCCCTGGCCAACGAGGCCTTCGTGGGCGCGGCCCGAGACAAGGGCCTGCCGATCTCGGATCGCCTGGTGGGCTATGACTACGACGCCGCCTTTCCCACGTTGCTGCGAAACCTCCTGCGCCCAGGCAGTGGCCTCCTGGGGTTCGTGTTGGCCGCGATCTTCGGCGCCGTGGTCAGCTCGCTCGCCTCGATGCTGAATTCCGCCTCGACGATCTTCGCGATGGACATCTATGGCAAGGTCAAAAAGGACGCGCGACCGGCCGAGCTCGTGAGGGTGGGGAGGATCGGAGTGGTGGTGTTCGTTCTCATCGCCATCGTCATTGCACCTGGCCTCGGCAACCCCCGCTTCGGAGGGATCTTCAGCTTCATTCAGGAGTTCCAGGGCTTCATCTCGCCGGGCATTTTGGCCATCTTCATCTTCGGCTTGTTGGTGCCGAAGGCGCCTCGGATGGTGGGCACGGTCGGCCTGGTGCTCAACCCGGTGCTCTACGGCACCTTGAAGTGGGCCTTGCCCCAGGTCGCCTTCCTCAACCGCATGGCCATCTGCTTCGGCGTGGTCCTGGCGGTGCTGACGGTGATCACCGTCGTGCGCCCGTTGCCAAAGCCGGTCGAGCTCCCCGTGAACCTCGAGATGAACATGACGTCCACGAAGGGCGCGAAGCTCTTTGGCGGGCTCGTGGTGGCGTTGACCGCCGTGCTCTACATGGTGTTCTGGTAA